A region of Solanum dulcamara chromosome 7, daSolDulc1.2, whole genome shotgun sequence DNA encodes the following proteins:
- the LOC129894719 gene encoding uncharacterized protein LOC129894719: MGARMVINAEELRCWGGLSDWPLPGSQVPQWSDEYEANFLKLKALLTSAPILTFSVKDQEFRVYYDASGVVLGCVKFEHQRPGGLTQRLLILELIDQVFSLLIDPDCLYFTEVVSNLQLRGGQVVCSASIYHIRPQYSVHFAFLGSIKRELGTRVDLNKTFHPQTNGQLEMTIQLLEDMVRACVIDFRLQWDPSLALAEFSRQKSYADKKVGPLKFMIGDQIFPLVSPMKGEKRFKMKGDFGLRIRDPGVHDRKGLEIGRVVRALPMLKICLFLERKFLEPFGTV, translated from the exons ATGGGAGCTAGGATGGTTATAAATGCGGAGGAGCTAAGATGTTGGGGAGGTTTATCGGATTGGCCCCTCCCAGGTTCTCAGGTGCCGCAG TGGTCTgacgagtatgaggcaaacttCCTGAAGCTCaaagccttgttgacttcagctccAATTCTTACTTTTTCTGTCAAGGACCAGGAATTTAgagtgtattatgatgcttcaggtGTTGTCTTGGGTTGC GTTAagtttgagcatcaaaggccaggtGGTTTGACCCAACGACTACTCATTCTAGA attgattgaccaagtttTCTCACTTCTTATCGATCCAGACTGCCTATACTTCACAGAGGTTGTCTCTAATTTACAACTGAGAGGTGGTCAGGTTGTATGCAGTGCTAGTATCTATCATATTAGACCTCAGTACTCAGTTCACTTCGCATTTCTAGGGTCTATAAAGAGAGAGTTGGGTACTCGAGTTGATCTCAACAAAACTTTCCACCCCCAGACCAATGGTCAGTTAGAGATGACTATTCAGCTCTTGGAGGACATGGTAcgggcttgtgttattgattttaggcTTCAATGGGATCCATCCttggctttggcagagttt agtaggcagaagagttatgctgataagAAGGTTGGAcctttgaagtttatgattgGAGACCAAATATTCCCGTTagtgtctcccatgaagggcgAGAAGAGATTCAAGATGAAAG GAGATTTTGGTCTTCGCATTCGCGACCCAGGTGTCCACGATCGCAAAG ggcttgaaattggtAGGGTCGTTCGAGCTCTTCCGATGCTCAAAATATGCCTATTTTTGGAGCGCAAGTTCCTTGAGCCTTTTGGAACCGTGTGA